One Baekduia alba genomic window, GTCGAGCGGCAGCCGCGGCCCGCGCGCCACGCCGCCGCGCAGCCCGACCGCGTCCATCGCGCCCTTGAAGTATTGGACCAGGTGCGGCGTCATGTCCAACCGCGTCAGCGGGAGCAACCGCGTGTACAACGTCCGCGCCTCGGCGAGCTGGCCGGCCTCGACCAACCGCGCCAGCTCGACGCACTCGGCCGGCGCGACGTTCGCGACGCCTGACACCCAACCGGCGGCGCCCGCCGCGTAGCCCTCCAGCGCCCAGTCGTCGCCCCCGACCAGGATCTCCAGCTCGGTGCGGCCGAGCAGCTCGGCGATGCGCCGCGCGTCGCCCGAGCACTCCTTGACGGCGACGATGCCCGGGACCTCGGCCGCGACCTCCTCGATGACCTGGGGCGAGAGGTCGACGCCCGACGCGCCCGGGTTGTTGTAGAGCATGATCGGGAGGTCGCCGGTGGCGGCGTCGACGGCCTGGTAGAAGGCCACCATCTCGTCGTGCGTGCCGGGGTAGTGCAGCGGCGGCAGGCACATGACGGCGCCGGCGCCCACGGCCGCGGCCGCGCGCGCGTTGGCGACGGCGGCGGCCGTCGACCCGGCCGAGACGCCCACGACGACGAACGCCGACGCCGCAGCGGCGACCTCCACGCACGTCTCCACCACCAGCCGTCGCTCCGCGTCGCTGAGCTGGCCCGCCTCGCCCATCGTGCCGGTGGCGACGACGCCGGTGCAGCCGGCCTCGAACAACCCCTTCAGGTTGCCCTTCAACGCCTCCACATCAACTTGGTCGTCGGCGGTGAACGGGGTGACGGCGGCGGGGATGATCCCGGGGAAGCGCATGGTGGTGGTCTCCTGGTGTCGCTAGTCGAGCGCCATGAAGCGGCGCGCGCGGTCGATGTGCTGGGCGGTGTGGGTGCGGGCCGCGGCCGCGTCGCCGTCCGCGATCGCGGCGGCGATGAGCCGGTGCTCGGCGAGCTGCAGGGTGGTGCGGCCGGGGACGGCGGTGGACTCGTCACGCAGCTGCCGCCACAGCGGCTGGTCCATCAACGAGGCCAGGTGGTCGGCGACGGCCAGGATCACGGGGTTGCCGGTCGCGACCGCGAGCTGGCGGTGGAACGCGCGGTCGGCGTCGCTCCAGCGGCGGCGCTGCTCGGCGTCCGACGGGTCGGCGCTCTGCTCCATGGCCGCCAGCAGCTCGTCGATGATCGGATCGGAACCCGGACCACGTGCCGCGGCCAGCGCCGCGATCTCCGGCTCGAACGCGCGGCGCGCCGCGAGCAGCGCGTCGGGCCCGGCGTCGGCGGGCAGCGCGAGCCCCACCGGCAGGGCGTCGGAGGCCGCGAGCCGCTCCGCCGCGTCGTCGGTGATGAACGACCCGGCGCCCGGCCGCGTCTCGACGATCCCGCGCACGGCCAGGGCGCCGAGCGCCTCGCGCACCGACGCGCGGCCGACGCCGAGCGTCGCCGCGAGGTCGCGCTCGCCGGGGAGTCGCGCGCCCGGCCGCAGCGTGCCGCGGCGCAGGTCCTCCACGAGCCGATCGGCGACCTGCTCGTAGCGCTGGCGCACCGCCAACCGGTCCGAACCACTTGTCAGAATTGGTCCTGTAGTCAAACCAGTGGTAGCGTAGCCGTCATGAGCGCGACGATCAAGGCCGTCGATCCACGGACCGGGATCGGGATCGCCGAGTACCCCGAGGCGACGCGGGACGACGTGGATGCCGCGGTCGCCGCCGCGACCAGCGCCGCGACCGACCCGGCGCTCGCCGATCCCGCCCGGCGCGCGGCGCTGCTGCGCGCCATCGCGCAACGCCTCCAACAACGCGAGGACCAGATCGTCGCCCTCGCCGGCAGCGAGTCCGGCCTGCCGCCCGCCCGGCTCCAGGGCGAGCTCGCGCGCACGACCGGCCAGCTGCGTGCGTTCGCCGACGTCCTCGACCGCGGCGCCCACCTCGACGCGATCATCGACACCGCCGACCCGGCGGCCACGCCGCCGCGGCCCGACATCCGGCGCACGACGGTCCCGATCGGCCCGGTGGCGGTCTTCGGGGCCTCGAACTTCCCGCTGGCGTTCAGCACCGCCGGCGGCGACACGGCGTCGGCGCTGGCCGCCGGCTGCCCGGTCGTCGTCAAGGGCCACCCGGCGCATCCGGGCACGAGCACGCTCGTGGCCGGCGAGATCGCGGCGGCGGTCGCCGACGCCGGCCTCCCGGAGGGCACGTTCGGCCACGTCCTCGCCGCCGACCACGCGATCGGCGGCGCGCTCGTCGACCACCCCGACGTCCGCGCCGTCGCGTTCACCGGCAGCGGGGCCGGGGGCCGCGCGCTGATGGACCGCGCCGCCGCGCGCCCCGTCCCGATCCCGGTCTTCGCCGAGATGGGGTCCTTGAACCCGGTCGTCGTGACCGAGGCCGCGATCGACGCCCGGACCGACGCGATCGTCGCGGCGCTGACCGGCGCGATCGCCAACTTCGGCGGGCAGCTGTGCACGAAGCCGGGGCTGGTGTTGGTGCCGGAGGGCGACGCCGGCAGCGCCTTCACCGACGCGTTGGCCGCCGCGATCGGTGCGCGCGAGCGGGAGGTGCTGCTCGCCCAGCCGGTCCGCGACGGCCTCGGCCGCGGCCTGCAGGCGCTCGAGTCCGCGCCGGGCGTCGCCAAGCTCACCGACGCCGAGGCGATCGACCGCGGCGCGGGCTTCCACGCGCGGCCGTCGCTCTATCGCGCGGCGGCCGGCGACCTCGGCACGGTCGGCACGCTCGGCGAGGAGCACTTCGGCCCGGCCGCCGTCGTGTTGACCTACACGTCGATCGAGGACGCGGCCGCCGCGCTCGTCCGCGCCGGCGGCCAGCTCACGGCCACCGTCCACGCGCAGCCGCAAGACCACCAACAGCTCCAGCCGCTGATCGACGCGGCCGCCCGCGTCGCCGGCCGCGTCGTCTTCGACGGCGTCCCGACCGGCGTCGCCGTCACCTGGGGCATGCACCACGGCGGCCCGTACCCCGCGGCCTCGGACGGCGGCGCGCACACCTCGGTCGGCATGACGGCGCTGCGCCGCTTCCAGCGCCCGGTCGCCTTCCAGGACGCGCCGCAGGAGCTGCTGCCGCCGGAGCTGCGCGACGGCAACCCCATGCGGATCGTCCGCCGCGTGGACGGCGTGCTCGAGACCTAGTCCTAGTCCTCGTCGTTGAGGTGCGTCGTGTCGTTGAAGCTGCGCAGCAGCCAGCGGCCGTCGCCGAAGACCACGAGGCGCGAGATCGACGTGTTCTCGGCGTGGATGAACGCCAGCGGCGGCGCGCCGGTCGCCTGCCGGGCCAGCTCGCCGATCACGCCGCCGTGGACCACGGCGGCGGCGACGCGGCCGGGGCCGGTGCCGTCGACGACCTTGTTGATGCCCTTGCGCACGCGCTCCGCGAACGCCTCGGCCGGCTCCGCCCCGGGGATGACGTCCCAGCGCTGCTCCTCGAAGATCGTGCGCACCAGCGGGTCGCCCTTCGCGGTCCGGACGCGCAGCTCGCCGCCTTCCCACTCGCCAAGGCGCACCTCTGAGAGCTCCGGGACGACGGTCGGCGCCAAGGTGGTGGCCTCGATCAGCGGCCGCGCGGTCTGGGCGGTGCGCTGCAGCGAGGTGACGAACAACGTGTCCGGAGGACGCCTGGCCAGGCGGGCGCCGACGAGCCGCGCCTGCTGCTCGCCGATCGGCGACAGCGCGGGGTTCGCGTGGCCTTCGAGGAGCTCGAACGGCTCGCCGGGAACGGCGTCCTGGGAGGCGCCGTGGCGCACCAGGAGCACCTCGGTGGCGTCGTCGGGAAGGGTCCAGGCCCGCTGCGGGTAGCGCTCGCTCACCGACGGGACCTTGCCAGAAGGTCGGATTGCAGGGCTGCGACGCGGCGTGTACTGTCCGGCGCGTTCAAGCGATGGTGCGGGAAGTCGGTGAGAGTCCGACGCGGTCGCGCCACTGTGACCGGAGGTCTTCCGAGGAAGGCACTCCGGCAAGCCAGGAACTTGACCCGGCCATCGCATACAACCCCTTACGTCGGGACGCGCTTATCCCGAGGAGGTTCGTTTCGTTGGTCGACCCTGAAGCACCCCGTTCGCGCCTCGTGGCGTGAGCCTCCGGGTCCTCTTCATCTGCCACGCGGCGACGGCTGACACACGCCGTGCCGTGTTCGGCGGCGACGGTCCGCTGCTCGACGGCGCGTCGCGGCGTGTCGCCGACCTGGCGGCGCACCTCCCGCGGGCGCGCTCGGTCCTACGCAGCGGTGCGACCTGCTGCGCCGAGACGGCGGACGCGCTGGGCCTCGGCGAGGTCGCGGTCGTGTCGAGCGCCGTGGGTGACTGGGACTTCGGGGCCTGGCGCGGCCGGCCGCTGGCGGAGGTGGAGGTCGCGGACCCCGACGGCGTCGTCGCCTGGCGCGCCGACCCGGCACGGGCGCCACACGGCGGCGAGACGCTTGTTGATGTTCTTGGTCGGGTCCGCGCGTGGCTCGACGGGCTGGAGGGCGAGGGCACCCGCACGGTCGTCACGCACGCCTCGGTGATCCGCGCCGCGGTGGTCTGCGGCCTGGAGGTGCCCGAGGAGGCGTTCTGGACGATCGACGTCGCGCCCACGTCGGTGACCGAGCTGCGCCGCCGCGGCACTCGCTGGCGCGTGGCCCGGATCAACTGGGAGCCGGCGCTGTTCCGCGACCCGCGCCCGACGGCGCGGCGGACGCCGGTGGAGGCGACGCGATGAGCGAGACCACGACCGCCGCAGTCGCGCCCGCCGTCGCGCCCTTCGCCGGCGCGCGGCTCGCGATCGCGTTCCTCACCATCGTCCCCACCGGCCGCGTCGAGGGTCTCGGCGCGGCCTGGCTCTCCCGCGCGGCGCCGTGGTTCCCGGTCGTCGGCGCGCTCGTCGGCGGCGTCGCCGCCGGCGCCTGCGCGCTCGCCGACGCCGCCGGCGTCTCGCCGGCGGTCGCCGGCGCGCTCGCGATCGTCGCGGCCATCGTCTTCACCCGAGGCCTGCACGAGGACGGCCTCGCGGACACCGCCGACGGCCTCGGCGTCCACGGCACTCGCGAGCGGCGGCTCGCGGCCATGAAGGACTCGGCCGTCGGCGCGCACGGCGCGCTGGCGATGGCGTGCGCGCTGCTCGTCGCGGCCCTCGCGCTCGCCGCGCTCGACGCCGCACACGCCGCCCGTGCCCTGGTCGCCGCGCACGTCGCGTCGCGCGCCGCGATGGTCGTCGCCGCCGCGGCGCTGCCCAACGCCCGCGCCGGCGCCGGCCTCGGCCGCAGCCTCGCCGTCGCGCCGCGGGCCGCGGTCGTCGCGACGGCGCTGGCCGCCGCGACCTTCGTCGTCGCCGGCGCTCCCGCGGCGCTCGGCGCCGCCGCGGTCGCGCTGCTCGCCGCCCTCGCCGTCCAGGTCCGCGCCTTCGGCGGTCGCACCGGCGACACGCTCGGCGCGACCGGCAAGGTGGTCGAGGTCGCGGTCCTCGTCGCCCTCTCCGGAGCGTGGTCGTGACCGGCGGCGCGCTCCTGGTCTGTGGCACGGCGTCGGACGCCGGCAAGTCGCTCGTGACCGCCGGCATCTGCCGGTCGCTGGCCCGGCGCGGCGTCCGCGTCGCGCCGTTCAAGGCCCAGAACATGGCCAACAACTCGGCCGTGACCGCCTCCGGCGCGGAGATCGGGCGCGCCCAGGCGATGCAGGCGGCCGCCTGCGGGATCGAGCCCGAGGCCGCGATGAACCCCGTGTTGATCAAGCCGGCGGGGGAGACGTCGTCGCAGGTCCTGCTCATGGGCAAGCCCTACGCCGACGCGACCGCGCGCTCCTACCAGGAGCTGAAGGCGTCGCTCGAGGCGCCGGTCCTCGCGGCGCTCGACGGGCTGCGCGCGCGCTTCGACGCCGTCATCTGCGAGGGCGCCGGCTCGCCCGCCGAGATCAACCTGCGCGCACGCGACCTCGCCAACATGGGCCTGGCGCGGGCGGCCGACATCCCCGTCCTGCTCGTGGGCGACATCGACCGCGGCGGCGTCTTCGCCTCGCTCGTCGGGACGCTCGCGGTGCTGGACGCCGAGGACCAGCGCCACGTCGCCGGGTTCCTGATCAACAAGTTCCGCGGCGACGCGAGCGTGCTCGCGCCCGGCCTGGAGATGTTGTCCGGGTTGACCGGCCGGCCGACGCTCGGCGTCCTGCCGTGGCGCGAGGGCCTGTGGCTGGACGCGGAGGACTCGCTCGCGCTCGAGGCGCCCGCCCTGGCTCCCGCGCCGCCGATCGGCGCCGACACGCTCGACGTCGTCGTCGTGCGCCTGCGCTGGATGTCGAACTTCACCGACGTCGACGCGCTCGCGGCCGAGCCGGGCGTCGGCGTGCGCTACTCGCGCTCGCCGGTCGACGTCGAGCGCGCCGACCTCGTCGTCGTCCCGGGCACGAAGGCGACGGTCGCCGACCTGGAGCGCCTGCGCCGCGACGGCCTCGACGTCGCGCTGGCGCGCCGCGCCGCGGCGGGCGCGCCGATCCTCGGCATCTGCGGCGGCTACCAGCTGCTGGGGCACCGCATCGAGGACGACGTCGAGTCGCGCTCCGGCGTTGTCAATGGCCTTGGGTTGCTCCCGGTCGACACCGTGTTCGACCCCACCAAGCTGCTGCGCCGCCAGGCTGGAGTCGCGGCCCCGACCTGGCTCGGCGGCGCAGCCGTCTCCGGCTACGAGATCCGCCACGGCCAGCCGCGCCCGCACGCCGGGGGCGCGGCGCCCGGCGAGTCCCTGCTCACCACCGCCGCCGGCGCGCCCGAGGGCTGGGCCCATGGGGCCGTGCTGGGGACGAGCTGGCACGGCCTGCTCGAGGGCGACGCGGTCCGCCGCGCGCTGCTGGCCTGGGTCGCCGGCGAGCGCGGCCGCTCCTGGCTGCCCGGCGACACGCCGTTCGCGGCCGTCCGCGAGCGCCGCCTCGACGTCCTCGGCGACCTCGTCGACGAGCACGTCGACCGCGACGCGCTCGACGCCCTGCTCGCCGGCGGCGTCGTCGACGGCCTTCCGTCCCTCGACCTCCAGAGGACCGCATGCTCCGCGTCCTGAGCCACGCCGACACCGACCTCCTGGCCGTCACGCGCGCGCTGGGCGACCTGCCGGCCGGCTTCCCGGAGGTGCGCGTCGCCAACCCCTCCTCCTTGACCGACCTGGACGACATCCTGGACGGCGCCCGCGTCGTCGTCGTCCGGCTGCTCGGCGGGCGCAGGGCGTGGGAAGACGGCGTCACGGAGCTGCGCCGGCGCGCCACCGGCGAGGGCGACAGGGGCTTCGCGCTCATCCTGCTCGGCGGCGAGCCGCAGCCCGACGCCGAGCTGGCGCAGCTGAGCCACGCGCCCGCCGGCGCGCTCGCGCAGGCCTTCGAGTACCTGCGCCACGGCGGCGTGGGCAACGCCACCAACCTGCTCCGCTTCCTCGCCGACACGTTCCTGCTCGAAGGCCACGGCTTCGAGGATCCGGTGGCGCGGGCGTCGCACGGCGGCTACCAGCCCGCCGGCCTCGACGTCGGCGGCGAGGACGGCGCTCCGCGCATCGCCATCGTCTTCTACCGCTCGCACCTCGCGGCCGGCAACACCGCGTTCGTCGACGCGCTGGCCCGCGCGGTCGCCGACGCCGGCGGCGTCCCGACCTGCGTCTGGGCCCAGTCCTTGCGCCCGGACGTCGATGAGCGCGTCGCGCTGCTGGAGGAGCTGCAAGGCAACGTGGATGCCTTGATCGTCACGGTGCTGGCCTCCGGCGGGTCGACGGCGGCCGACGAGGGCGCCGACGGCTGGCAGGCCGACGCGCTGGCCGCGCTCGGCGTCCCGGTGATCCAGGCGGTCTGCGTGACGCGCTCGCGCGCCGCATGGGCCGAGAGCCCGGCCGGCCTGAGCCCGATGGACGTCGCGATGCAGGTCGCGATCCCGGAGTTCGACGGCCGGCTTCTCGGTGGCGTCGTCTCGTTCAAGGAGCCCCACCCGGACTTCGCCGGCGTCTCGGCCTACGTCCCGGATGCCGAGCGCTGCGCGGCCGTCGCCGGCCTGACCGTCCGGACCGCGCGCCTGCGCTCGCTGGCCGCCGAGCGACGCAAGGTGGTCGTGATGCTCTCCGCGTTCCCGACCAAGCACGCGCGCATCGGCAACGCGGTCGGGCTCGACACGCCCGCGTCGGCGATCGCGTTGTTGGAGGCCATGCGCGCGGCCGGCTACCGGGTCGACGCCATCGCGGCCGACGGCGACGCGCTCATCCACGGGCTGATCGCGGCCGGCGGCTACGACCCCGACCACCTGACCGACGCGCAGCTCGCCGCCGCCGTCGCGCGGCTGCCGGTCGCGCAGTACGAGGAGTGGTTCGCGGCGCTGCCGGAGGATCTCAAGTCCTCCATGATCGACACGTGGGGCCCGCCGCCCGGCACGCAGTGGCGCGACGGCGACGACCTCGTCCTCGCCGGCCTGGACCTCGGCGGCGTCTTCGTCGCGATCCAGCCGCCGCGCGGCTACGGCGAGGGGGTGGGTGGGTCCGATTCGATCTACCACGACCCCGAGCTCGCGCCCTCACACCACTACCTCGCGTGCTACTGGTGGCTGGACCGGGTGTGGGGCGCCGACGCGCTCGTGCACCTCGGCAAGCACGGCACGCTGGAATGGCTGCCGGGCAAGTCGGTGGGGTTGAGCGCGGCGTGCGGGCCGGACGCCGCGCTGGGCACGCTCCCGGTCGTCTACCCGTTCGTGGTCAACGACCCCGGCGAGGGCGTCCAGGCCAAGCGGCGGATGCACGCGACGATCGTCGACCACCTGATCCCGCCGATGGCGCGGGCCGGGACGCACGACGAGCTCGCCGCGCTCGAAGACCACCTGGACGAGTACGCGCGGATGGAGGCCCTCGACCCGTCCAAGCTCCCGGCGCTCGGCGCGCGGATCTGGGAGGCGCTGCTCGCCGCCAACCTGCACAAGGACCTTGGGTTGGACGACGCGGACGCGCCGGCCGACGAGGACGCGATCGGCACGGTGATCGAGCACCTCGACACCTACCTGTGCGAGGTCAAGGACCTCCAGGTGCGCGACGGGCTGCATGTGCTGGGCCTTGCGCCGGAGGGCGAGGCGCTGCGCAACCTCGTCGCCGCGATCATGCGCCTGCCCAACGCGGACGTGCCGGCGCTGCGGCGCGCGATCGGGACGGCGCGCGGCGTCGACGAGCTGGCGCTGATCGAGGCGGGCGACCGCGTCGCGCTGGATCGCCTGGACGCCGCGCAGGACATGGTGCTGGACGCGCTGTCGGCGCGCGGGTGGGACGTGGACGCGCTGGCCGAGGTCGCGCGCAACGTGCTCGACACCGACGCGCCGGACGTCCTGCACGCGCTGCGCTTCGCCGCGGCCGACCTCGTGCCGCGCCTGCGCGCGTCGACCCGCGAGATCGACGCGGTGCTCGCGGCGCTGGACGGCGAGTACGTGCCGGCCGGGCCGAGCGGCTCCCCGACGCGCGGCCGCGTCGACGTCCTGCCCACCGGCCGCAACTTCTACGGCGTCGACCCGAAGGCGCTGCCCTCGCAGCTGTCCTGGGACGTCGGCGTCCGGCTCGGCGACGCGCTCCTGCAGCGCCACGTCGCGGAGGACGGCCGCCATCCCGAGACCGTGGGGATCGTCGCCTGGGGCACGGCCGCCATGCGCACGCACGGCGACGACGTCGCCGAGATCCTGCACCTGCTGGGCGTGCGGCCGGTGTGGAACCCGGACACGCGGCGGGTCACCGGGGTCGAGGTGGTGTCCTTGGAGGAGCTCGGGCGCCCGCGGATCGACGTGGTGGTGCGGATCTCCGGCTTCTTCCGCGACGCGTTCCCGCACCTGGTGTCCTTGATCGACGACGCCGTCAGCACCGTCGCGGCGCTGGACGAGGGCGACGACGACAACTACGTGCGCAAGCACACGCGCGGCGACGCCGCGCGCCTGGCGGACGAGCTCGGCGAGAGGGGCGCGTGGCGGCGCTCGACCGCGCGCGTCTTCGGGTCGCGTCCGGGGTCCTACGGCGCCGGGCTGTTGGAGCTGATCGACGCGCGCAACTGGCGCGACGACGCCGACCTGGCCGCCGTCTACGAGGCGTGGGGCGGCTACGCCTACGGCGCCGGGCTGGACGGCGTGGAGGCGCGCGGCGCCGTTCGCGACTGCTTCGCGCGGATCGAGGTCGCGGTCAAGAACATCGACAACCGCGAGCACGACCTGTTCGACAGCGACGGGTACTTCCAGTACCACGGCGGCATGGTCGCGGCGGTGCGCGCGCTGAGCGGCCGGGACCCGAAGGCGTGGGTCGGCGACAGCGCGGACCCGGCGCGCGTCCGGGCGCTGTCGCTGGCCGAGGAGGCGCGGCGCGTCTTCCGGGCGCGCGTGACGAACCCGCGCTGGATCGGCGCCATGGTACGGCACGGCTACAAGGGCGCGTTCGAGCTCGCGGCGACCGTCGACTACCTGTTCGGCTACGACGCGACGACGGGCGTCGTCGACGACTGGATGTACGAGGCGATCGCGGACAAGTACGTGCGCGATCCCGACGTCGGCGCGTTCCTGAAGCGGTCGAACCCGTGGGCGCTGCACGCGATGGCCGAGCGGCTGCTGGAGGCCGCCGAGCGCGGGCTGTGGGCGGCGCCGGAGCCGGGGACGCTGGAGGCGCTCCAGGAGCAGCTATTGGATGTTGAAGCACAACTCGAGGAAGCGGGAGAGCCGGCGCCATGAGCAAGACGATGGGGTTGGTTCCGGCGATCCGGCCCGTGGACGAGGCGGCGCGCGAGGCCGCGCTGGCGCGCCAGGCGCAGCTGCTCAAGCCGCCTGGGTCGCTGGGACGGCTGGAGGAGGTCGCGGTCTGGGTCGCGGGCGTGACCGGCCGGGAGCGTCCGGTGCCGCGGACGCGGGTCGTGATCGCGGCCGCCGACCACGGCGTCGTCGCCGAGGGCGTCTCGGCGTTCCCGCAGGAGGTGACCGGGCAGATGCTCGGCGCGTTCGGCGCGGGGTTCGCGGCGATCACGGTCCTGGCGGCCCATGCCGGCGCGGACGTGGTGCTGGTCGACGCGGGCGTGATCGACCCGCCGGAGGGCGTCGCCGGCGTCGACGTCGCCCTGCCCGCGCCGTCGCGCAACCTCGCGGTCGAGCCGGCGCTGGCCGACGACGAGGTCCGCAGCGCGGTGCGCGCCGGCCGCGCGATCGCGGCGCGGGCGGCGGCCGACGGGATCGACCTGGTGATCGCGGGCGAGATGGGCATCGGGAACACGACGCCGGCCGCGTGCCTGACCGCGGCGCTGTGCGGGCTGCCGGCCGACGCGGTCGTCGGCCGCGGGACCGGGGTGGACGACGAGGGCCTGCGGCGCAAGCGCGCGGTGATCGAGCGCGCGCTGGACCGGCACGTGGACGCGGCGGACGGCGATCCGCTGGAGCTGCTGCGCCGCCTCGGCGGCGGCGAGCTGGCGGTGCTGTGCGGCCTGGCGCTCGGCGCGGGCGAGCACGGGCTGGGCCTGATCTGCGACGGCGTCATCGCGACGGCCGCGATCGCGGTGGCCACGGAGCTGGCGCCGGAGCTGGGCGGCCGGCTGCTGGCCGGCCACCGCTCGGTCGAGCCGGCCCACGAGCACCTGTTGTCGCGGTTGGGCCTGCGCCCGCTCGTCGAGCTGGACCTGCGGCTGGGGGAGGGCTCCGGCGCGGCGACGGCGCTGCTGCTGGTCCAGGCCGCGTGCGCGCTGCACGACGGGATGGCGACGTTCGCCGAGGCGGGGGTGAGCGGATGATCGCCGCGGACGCGCCGCGCTTCCCGCTGTCGGCGATCCTCGCGCAGGACGACCTCGTCACCGCGCTGCTGCTGTGCGCCGTCGACCCGGCGCTCGGCGGCGTGCTCGTCCGCGGCGAGCGGGGGACGGCGAAGACGACCGCGGTCCGGGCGCTGGCCGCGCTGCTGCCCGAGCAGGAGGTCGCGGTCGGCTGCGCCTATGGCGTCGCGCCCGGCGAGGCGTGCCCGTGCGACGAGCGACATGATGGTGTTGCGCGCCGGGCCGCGCCGATGGTCGAGCTGCCGCTCGGCGCGACGGTCGAGCGCGTCGTCGGCGCCCTGGACGTGCGGCGCGCGCTGGGGGCCGGCGAGGCGGTCTTCGAGCCGGGGCTGCTGGCCGCGGCGCACCGCGGCGTGCTGTACGCCGACGAGGTCAACCTCCTGCCCGACGCGGCGGTCGACGTCCTGCTCGACGTCGCGGCCTCGGGCGTCAACGTCGTCGAGCGCGACGGGCACGGCGTGCGCCATCCGGCGCGGTTCCTGCTGGTCGGGACGATGAACCCGGAGGAGGGCGAGCTGCGCCCGCAGCTGCTGGACCGCTTCGGGCTCGGCGT contains:
- the cobN gene encoding cobaltochelatase subunit CobN, with protein sequence MLRVLSHADTDLLAVTRALGDLPAGFPEVRVANPSSLTDLDDILDGARVVVVRLLGGRRAWEDGVTELRRRATGEGDRGFALILLGGEPQPDAELAQLSHAPAGALAQAFEYLRHGGVGNATNLLRFLADTFLLEGHGFEDPVARASHGGYQPAGLDVGGEDGAPRIAIVFYRSHLAAGNTAFVDALARAVADAGGVPTCVWAQSLRPDVDERVALLEELQGNVDALIVTVLASGGSTAADEGADGWQADALAALGVPVIQAVCVTRSRAAWAESPAGLSPMDVAMQVAIPEFDGRLLGGVVSFKEPHPDFAGVSAYVPDAERCAAVAGLTVRTARLRSLAAERRKVVVMLSAFPTKHARIGNAVGLDTPASAIALLEAMRAAGYRVDAIAADGDALIHGLIAAGGYDPDHLTDAQLAAAVARLPVAQYEEWFAALPEDLKSSMIDTWGPPPGTQWRDGDDLVLAGLDLGGVFVAIQPPRGYGEGVGGSDSIYHDPELAPSHHYLACYWWLDRVWGADALVHLGKHGTLEWLPGKSVGLSAACGPDAALGTLPVVYPFVVNDPGEGVQAKRRMHATIVDHLIPPMARAGTHDELAALEDHLDEYARMEALDPSKLPALGARIWEALLAANLHKDLGLDDADAPADEDAIGTVIEHLDTYLCEVKDLQVRDGLHVLGLAPEGEALRNLVAAIMRLPNADVPALRRAIGTARGVDELALIEAGDRVALDRLDAAQDMVLDALSARGWDVDALAEVARNVLDTDAPDVLHALRFAAADLVPRLRASTREIDAVLAALDGEYVPAGPSGSPTRGRVDVLPTGRNFYGVDPKALPSQLSWDVGVRLGDALLQRHVAEDGRHPETVGIVAWGTAAMRTHGDDVAEILHLLGVRPVWNPDTRRVTGVEVVSLEELGRPRIDVVVRISGFFRDAFPHLVSLIDDAVSTVAALDEGDDDNYVRKHTRGDAARLADELGERGAWRRSTARVFGSRPGSYGAGLLELIDARNWRDDADLAAVYEAWGGYAYGAGLDGVEARGAVRDCFARIEVAVKNIDNREHDLFDSDGYFQYHGGMVAAVRALSGRDPKAWVGDSADPARVRALSLAEEARRVFRARVTNPRWIGAMVRHGYKGAFELAATVDYLFGYDATTGVVDDWMYEAIADKYVRDPDVGAFLKRSNPWALHAMAERLLEAAERGLWAAPEPGTLEALQEQLLDVEAQLEEAGEPAP
- the cobT gene encoding nicotinate-nucleotide--dimethylbenzimidazole phosphoribosyltransferase, which produces MSKTMGLVPAIRPVDEAAREAALARQAQLLKPPGSLGRLEEVAVWVAGVTGRERPVPRTRVVIAAADHGVVAEGVSAFPQEVTGQMLGAFGAGFAAITVLAAHAGADVVLVDAGVIDPPEGVAGVDVALPAPSRNLAVEPALADDEVRSAVRAGRAIAARAAADGIDLVIAGEMGIGNTTPAACLTAALCGLPADAVVGRGTGVDDEGLRRKRAVIERALDRHVDAADGDPLELLRRLGGGELAVLCGLALGAGEHGLGLICDGVIATAAIAVATELAPELGGRLLAGHRSVEPAHEHLLSRLGLRPLVELDLRLGEGSGAATALLLVQAACALHDGMATFAEAGVSG